In Paenibacillus xylanilyticus, the genomic window ATTCTAACCCTGAATTCTGAATTTTATTAATCCACTCTCATGGATATCATCAGAAAATCATTGTCTGAATAGGGTATAACGTTAATAATACTAACCGCCTCAAGGTAGAGGAAATGAAACTGTTTTACGAATTGAATTAAAGTACGTTTAGTTCAACATCAATATTGCCGCGTGTTGCACGGGAGTAAGGGCAGGCTTGATGAGCTGCTTCTACCAGCTTCTCAGCTGTAGCCTTATCTACGCCTTTTGCAAGAACGTCAAGTGTTGCCGCGATGCCAAAGCCTCCGTCTTCCACTTTTCCGAAATGAACGGTAGCTGTGACTTCAGTACCTTCCAACTTGATTTTTTGCATGCGAGCAACCATATTTAGTGCACTATCAAAACAAGCTGCATAACCTGCTGCAAACAATTGCTCTGGGTTGGTACCTTCTCCACCTGCACCGCCCATTTCTTTCGGTGTGCGAACATCTAAATGAAGTTCTGGACTGGAGGATTCTACATAACCGTTACGTCCGCCAACTGCTTTTACCGTAGTTTCATACATTTTTTGTTGAATAGTCATCATGTCAATTCGCTCCTTTGTGTTCGCAATTATATTTTATACAATTTAATTTATAACAATAAGATGGAAAAGTAAAATCCCTTGTGCTCAATTATTCTGTTTTTTTTCTAATTTGTGATAATATATATAGAGAG contains:
- a CDS encoding organic hydroperoxide resistance protein; translated protein: MMTIQQKMYETTVKAVGGRNGYVESSSPELHLDVRTPKEMGGAGGEGTNPEQLFAAGYAACFDSALNMVARMQKIKLEGTEVTATVHFGKVEDGGFGIAATLDVLAKGVDKATAEKLVEAAHQACPYSRATRGNIDVELNVL